In a genomic window of Thiohalomonas denitrificans:
- a CDS encoding DMT family transporter: MEWFPLALLSAFALASADAVTKRFLYAYSSRELVLVRFGVAGLLLVPLAIMHPLPPVPPLFWGLVLLLIPLELAAMWLYMTAIRDAPLHLTVPYLAFTPVFNIGTGWLILGETVSMEGFAGVLLVVAGAWLLNVRRSNGFGLQAWLEPFRAILRERGSRTMLGVALIYSVTSVVGKAAMGYATPLSFGPFYFVVLGGVAVLLFAFPRPSRLSVLVRRPGIHLLVGLFMATMVVTHFLALDRIEVAYMVAVKRTSLLFGIAYGAIWFSERGLPRHLAAGSLMVAGVALILL, encoded by the coding sequence ATGGAATGGTTTCCCCTAGCCCTGCTGTCTGCCTTCGCACTGGCCTCCGCCGATGCCGTTACCAAGCGCTTCCTGTATGCGTACTCCAGCCGTGAACTGGTGCTGGTGCGCTTCGGGGTAGCCGGACTACTGCTGGTGCCGCTGGCGATAATGCACCCACTGCCGCCGGTCCCGCCGCTGTTCTGGGGGCTGGTGCTCCTGCTGATCCCCCTCGAACTGGCAGCCATGTGGCTGTACATGACGGCCATTCGCGATGCACCGCTGCACCTGACGGTGCCCTACCTGGCCTTCACCCCGGTTTTCAACATCGGAACCGGTTGGCTGATCCTGGGCGAGACCGTTTCCATGGAGGGTTTCGCCGGTGTGCTGTTGGTGGTCGCAGGCGCCTGGCTGCTCAATGTGCGCCGCAGCAACGGTTTCGGCCTGCAGGCGTGGCTGGAGCCGTTTCGCGCCATTCTTCGAGAGCGCGGTTCACGGACGATGCTGGGTGTGGCGTTGATCTACAGTGTCACATCGGTGGTTGGCAAGGCGGCCATGGGGTATGCGACCCCGCTGAGTTTCGGGCCCTTTTACTTCGTGGTACTGGGAGGCGTGGCCGTTTTGCTGTTCGCCTTCCCGCGCCCTTCACGACTGTCGGTGCTGGTCCGCCGGCCGGGAATTCACCTGTTGGTGGGGCTGTTTATGGCAACCATGGTCGTGACCCATTTTCTGGCGCTGGACCGCATCGAGGTGGCGTACATGGTGGCGGTAAAGCGCACCAGCCTGCTGTTCGGCATCGCCTATGGTGCCATCTGGTTCAGCGAACGCGGTTTGCCCCGCCATTTGGCGGCAGGGTCGTTGATGGTGGCGGGAGTGGCACTGATCCTGCTCTGA